The nucleotide sequence CGTTGGTCACGGAGGGGAATCCTTACGGCTGAACGACTACTTTGAGCCCCTCTCGCCGTGCTGCCACACCGAAGGCCTGCTGCGTCTCGGCAAGAGGAAACCGATGGGTGACCATTGATCGCACGTCGACCAGCCCGCGCTCGACGAGCTGGATGGCACGCGGATACGTGTGCTTCATGCGGCGGACCAGCACGAAGGTCAGTCCCTTGCGGCGCGCTTCCGACGCAGGAAACGACGTCCGTTCTTCGGCGGGAATACCGACGAGCATCAGACGACCGCCGGGGCGCAGGGCGCTGACCGCGGCGTCGACGGCGAGGTTGTCGCCAGCTGCCTCGATCGCCACGTCCAGGCCGCGCCCCCGCGTCATTGCTCGAATCTCGTGTCCTTCACGCCCCTCCTGGGCCGCCACGACTTCCGCGCCGAGCGCGCGCGCGGCGTCGAGTCGATGAGATCGGCTGGCCAGCTCCGTGGCGATGAGGAACGAGGCGCCAGCGAGCCGCGCCACTTGCAGCAGTAGCAGCCCGAGGGGACCGCACCCGAACACACCGACCAGCGCTCCGGGTCTGATGTGCGCAAGGTCGACGGCATGAATCGCGACACCGAGCGGCTCGAGCATTGCACCGTCCGCAGGTGAGAGCGTGTCCGGCAGGCCGATCAGGCAACGCTCGGGCCAGGCCATCCATTCTCTGAGCGCGCCATCCTCATCGTGTCCGGCGAACCGCACGGCCTGGCAAAGATTGGGATCACCGCGCTCACACAACTCACAGCGCCCGCACTGGACCGCAGGCTCGACGGCTACGCGGCGCCCATCAGTGGTCTCACCGGCGAACTCGTGCCCGAGGACCAGCGGACGCTCCGAGGTGTCTCCCCCGATCCCGCCCTCCTCGAACCAGTGAAGATCCGATCCGCAGATCCCAATGGCCGTCACGCGCACGAGCGCCTCTCCAGAGCCCGGTGTGGGCCGCGGCTCCTCGTGTAGACGCAGATCCTGCCGGCCGTGGAAGCGAATGACTTGCATACAGTAAGCCTACGGCGTCTCCGGTTGCCCGTAATAGGCGCCCGCGCCATGCTTGCGCAGGTAGTGTTTGTCGACGAGCTCGGCCGCTGGTCTGGGAGCATCAGGGGCAATGAGACGCCCCATGACATCCAGTCGCGCCAGGAACTCGAGCACGCGAGCGTGCTCGACGGCCTTCAACGGATCGGGCCCCCACGCAAAGGGCCCATGGTTGGCGACCAGCACGGCGGGTACCTGCTCGGCTGATATGCCGGTTGAGGTAAACACTTCCACGATGACGAGTCCGGTGTTGCGCTCATAGGTCTCGGCAATCTCCTCTGGACGCATGGGCCGCGTCACGGGAACGTCCCCGCGGAAATAGTCGGCCTGGGTCGTCCCCATGCAACGAACCGGCAGCCGCGCCTGTGCGAGCGCAGTCGCATGCTCGGAGTGCGTGTGCACGATCCCCCCGCACATGAAGGCACGATAGATCTCGAGGTGGGTCGGCGTGTCAGAGGAGGGTCGCAGGGTGCTG is from Luteitalea sp. and encodes:
- a CDS encoding alcohol dehydrogenase catalytic domain-containing protein, with product MQVIRFHGRQDLRLHEEPRPTPGSGEALVRVTAIGICGSDLHWFEEGGIGGDTSERPLVLGHEFAGETTDGRRVAVEPAVQCGRCELCERGDPNLCQAVRFAGHDEDGALREWMAWPERCLIGLPDTLSPADGAMLEPLGVAIHAVDLAHIRPGALVGVFGCGPLGLLLLQVARLAGASFLIATELASRSHRLDAARALGAEVVAAQEGREGHEIRAMTRGRGLDVAIEAAGDNLAVDAAVSALRPGGRLMLVGIPAEERTSFPASEARRKGLTFVLVRRMKHTYPRAIQLVERGLVDVRSMVTHRFPLAETQQAFGVAARREGLKVVVQP
- the araD gene encoding L-ribulose-5-phosphate 4-epimerase AraD, whose translation is MIAQELRELVYRANQRLAESGLVLGTFGNVSGVDREAGLLVIKPSGIAYGELMPAHMVPVSLDTGDVVDSTLRPSSDTPTHLEIYRAFMCGGIVHTHSEHATALAQARLPVRCMGTTQADYFRGDVPVTRPMRPEEIAETYERNTGLVIVEVFTSTGISAEQVPAVLVANHGPFAWGPDPLKAVEHARVLEFLARLDVMGRLIAPDAPRPAAELVDKHYLRKHGAGAYYGQPETP